A genomic window from Maylandia zebra isolate NMK-2024a linkage group LG20, Mzebra_GT3a, whole genome shotgun sequence includes:
- the tasorb gene encoding protein TASOR isoform X2 yields MALNPSAVGKRDSDYTETTDLHPKGGEPQKNSAATSATANQNGDQPGCGDSVMPEQEAPERRRSMQADARSFSSSPLPAQRSTDELPRRNFQIPRKIRERKGLYQFLPPESREFEDLVKIISSFYLDASSRGTFTYCKARLIHNELLEKEFIEKRREMKQEGRTEQELAESYCFLFPDKSKLQWICEKGLSVGHCKINTLGNPSVGVYLSKYSDLLQINPFEVGAFGDMIIFKVMRGRIKHIHENTPKNAIESSPKFDCHLSKSANRVTSLLSYRAFELTQQYFFEFAFDEIKARPRHVCPYAVVSFQYKGKEAAATPMAAHRFNTISSEGSKGKSCYTVWSGPLVNKGQELFPICLRSSLRPYLPFKLPEKLEVNRGMQLEQVKRKIPSVLFSWDTYSVSREVMKCGMSCSLFEVVDGKGKPTSGSLAALVNKLERDRMVLVKSLFDKGFLFLLSSAQMVESKERRGRVEKNLQALFIFQEPRMIVKYSSRLFEPEPLTVEPHPAFLSSMESFIPAVHYGLFKLRPNPGKDLSSGVERQATDYLTRMDSGTVRPFILPDYKYNVNERTNPVTAPRPKCNMDAVLRSYVHNPANYILPLNKAKDIIERIRNPAPAPAPAPVEYSPVSDWGGSDRGSDRAERPSERLSQERAPTERPAQEKPPTDSSGGSSISSSSRRRPGVAHSNGAQLQHKPHDESQPQPQRLRLSQNEYDKDKMKQLLKLIQLHKKALVKDPGKDRGEDGAWDANSLKRKFEGDERGGANKHQRTDQLSNGEPSRGAQGDDLVDEGGQNENLTAVMESMGIYDTDLRARGNTNTSAVSETQRLLKILLATLNKAVAQGSVSADSNHGEPSTGSGRVEPVYHDPDHRKQNEPPSQTNYAEEDMDCSPGSPFSPGSPPEQKCTSENTTWDIPANEDKAQPFNEQKPEPKPEPKLELKSETKPELKPELKPELKSELKPEPKPVPVAAPAADVDPEPKTPAVVEVKKMPKPTLPAVEEVPFRPSISLDTILNQEIHSLSSDIKNIMHTQHINYTSQLPPRLPPRHCWVSSSCFSHFVVPYVSPVPIQGHVKALCEKMDKLIPAPPAPSKVTSPPPPLTPSNLTTPPPAPIPTTKTKAEPSLSKSTVSSQSSKTSAIKEMTSTKIKSEAPSAEMGGEVYSPSQVTAESPEQNSQNPGAASGSGPGLLAGSLIGQLKPEVFSSLVEIFKDVTKNTVKFYIYSGDEGEESAVCKEIKEYLKSLGNSECSPQTFLENSSSLDKLLIIIRNEDIAAHVHKIPALVSLKKLPSVSFAGVDSLDDVKNHTYNELFVSGGFMVSDEFVLNPDLITQDRLQGLLKFLEEQSTPEHPWQWKVHCKSQKKLKELGRLNTNAMGLLNLLTAYQKKHLVEFLPYHECDTQSRQAPDLDCLIKLQAQHTQQRHLIFLTERPFEMFLQYSRNGIVIASIDDVMSGFHSLIGSINQNELPTPPSTVVNDECVEEEDMSLDSDDGEPPTILDPPEQKQQVAKKPPQPPPPENEFRPPLPDQQTTPETTPTLSNYSAFKTAISQFKATNQIGMGSSDIGSLSPGGFPVNPHQSFLCPSASWSSYTGSSSYTASPAYPASPCSGTQEPPTTVSSGAPTPPVMPPAGPLANLASLPLEVKPPPPPHLMMLGHGYSSDAGGAGAAGTSPLTTTVPPFTDRNDAAQPGFIAGTPKNASGTPNQPDRTLSGPGDGVWGTAGTTACDNASNPGVVPPALVDPSGLAKTGEALIGSTPCSQGVRTQVNCADGLGASVGIPTVPTRGGSVLRPKLPPHPMSGVGYGSIGCMPPHMDHRPMMGAMGPGSLGSYRGRGVPPVGLWPRPGRGHERGGGTGGGPCSWGYPAGRGGPPNYYTDYSYSHNYAPE; encoded by the exons ATGGCCCTGAACCCCAGCGCGGTGGGAAAAAGGGACTCAGACTATACCGAGACGACGGATCTCCACCCGAAAGGTGGCGAACCCCAGAAGAATTCAGCCGCCACCTCGGCCACAGCCAACCAAAATGGCGATCAGCCTGGATGTGGAGACAGTGTAATGCCCGAACAAGAAGCCCCTGAGCGGCGGAGGAGCATGCAGGCGGACGCTCGGAGCTTCAGCAGTTCTCCTCTGCCTGCCCAGAGATCGACCGATGAGCTGCCACGGAGAAATTTCCAAATCCCGAGGAAGATTCGCGAACGGAAAG GCTTGTACCAGTTTCTCCCCCCCGAGAGCCGGGAGTTTGAGGACCTCGTGAAGATCATCTCCTCGTTTTACCTGGACGCATCATCGCGAGGAACCTTCACCTACTGCAAGGCCAGGCTAATTCACAATGAGCTGCTGGAGAAGGAG TTCATAGAAAAGCGGAGAGAGATGAAGCAAGAGGGGCGGACCGAACAAGAACTCGCTGAGTCGTACTGCTTCCTTTTCCCAGACAAATCCAAG CTCCAGTGGATCTGTGAGAAGGGTTTATCAGTTGGACACTGTAAGATTAATACACTAGGAAATCCATCAGTGG GTGTTTACCTCTCCAAATATTCCGATTTGTTACAAATCAATCCTTTTGAAGTGGGCGCGTTTGGAGACATGATCATTTTTAAAGTTATGAGG GGACGAATAAAGCACATCCACGAGAACACGCCGAAGAATGCAATCGAATCTTCACCCAAGTTTGACTGTCACTTGTCCAAAAGTGCCAACAGGGTTACATCTCTGCTGTCTTACAGGGCTTTTGAGCTCACGCAG CAATATTTTTTTGAGTTTGCATTTGATGAGATCAAAGCGCGGCCCAGGCACGTGTGCCCCTACGCTGTGGTTTCCTTTCAGTACAAAGGCAAGGAAGCTGCAGCAACTCCTATGGCTGCACACAG GTTTAACACTATTTCCTCTGAAGGGAGTAAAG GGAAGAGCTGCTACACTGTGTGGAGTGGTCCACTAGTGAACAAGGGCCAGGAGTTGTTCCCCATCTGTTTACGATCCTCCCTGCGTCCTTACCTTCCTTTCAAACT GCCTGAGAAGTTGGAGGTGAATCGGGGCATGCAGCTAGAGCAGGTGAAGCGAAAGATTCCCTCAGTGCTCTTTTCCTGGGACACCTACAGCGTCTCACGGGAAG TTATGAAGTGTGGGATGTCCTGCAGCCTGTTTGAGGTGGTGGACGGGAAAGGCAAACCAACCAGCGGCAGCTTGGCCGCTCTGGTCAACAAACTGGAGAGAGACCGGATG GTGCTGGTGAAGTCCTTATTTGATAAAGGCTTTCTCTTCCTGTTGTCCTCGGCTCAGATGGTTGAATCCAAAG AGCGGCGGGGGCGGGTAGAGAAGAACCTGCAAGCATTATTCATCTTTCAGGAGCCAAGGATGATCGTCAAGTACT CATCGAGGCTGTTCGAGCCAGAGCCGCTGACGGTGGAGCCTCATCCGGCTTTCTTGTCATCCATGGAGTCTTTCATCCCCGCAGTGCACTACGGCCTGTTCAAGTTGCGCCCAAACCCAGGCAAGGACCTGAGCTCTGGGGTGGAGCGTCAGGCCACCGATTACCTAACTCGTATGGATTCGGGCACAGTGCGTCCATTCATCCTACCCGACTACAAATATAATGTAAATGAAAGGACGAACCCCGTCACAGCACCCAGACCCAAATGTAACATGGATGCTGTGCTGCGATCGTACGTTCACAACCCCGCAAACTATATTTTACCTCTGAACAAGGCAAAGGACATCATTGAACGAATACGGAACCCTGCACCCGCACCCGCTCCAGCCCCAGTGGAATACAGCCCTGTTTCTGACTGGGGCGGCTCGGACAGGGGCTCGGACAGAGCAGAGAGACCCTCAGAAAGGCTGTCCCAGGAGAGGGCGCCTACAGAAAGGCCAGCCCAGGAAAAACCGCCGACTGACAGCAGCGGCGGCAGTAGTATTAGTAGCAGTAGTAGACGGAGGCCAGGGGTGGCCCATTCAAACGGAGCCCAGCTGCAACACAAGCCCCACGATGAGTCCCAGCCTCAGCCGCAGAGGTTGCGGCTGTCCCAGAACGAGTACGAtaaagacaaaatgaaacagctgCTTAAGCTAATTCAGCTTCATAAGAAGGCACTCGTGAAGGATCCTGGGAAGGATCGGGGGGAGGACGGCGCCTGGGATGCCAACAGTCTGAAAAGGAAATTTGAAGGGGACGAGAGAGGAGGCGCGAACAAACATCAACGCACAGATCAGCTGAGCAACGGAGAACCCAGCAGAG GTGCACAAGGGGACGACCTTGTGGATGAGGGTGGGCAGAACGAAAATCTGACAGCAGTGATGGAGAGCATGGGGATCTATGACACCGACCTAAGGGCCCGTGGCAACACCAATACCTCAGCCGTCAGCGAGACCCAACGCCTTCTCAAGATCCTCCTGGCCACACTCAATAAAGCTGTGGCTCAGGGTTCAGTGTCTGCAGACTCAAACCACGGTGAACCATCAACAGGTTCAGGAAGGGTGGAACCCGTTTACCACGACCCGGACCATAGGAAACAAAACGAGCCTCCGTCACAAACGAACTACGCCGAG GAGGACATGGACTGTAGCCCAGGTAGTCCATTCAGCCCGGGCTCCCCACCAGAGCAAAAATGCACATCAGAAAACACAACCTGGGATATCCCCGCCAACGAAG ACAAAGCGCAGCCATTTAATGAGCAGAAGCCCGAGCCGAAGCCCGAGCCAAAACTAGAGCTGAAGTCCGAGACGAAGCCTGAGCTGAAGCCTGAATTGAAACCCGAACTGAAGTCCGAGCTGAAGCCTGAGCCAAAGCCTGTGCCAGTGGCTGCGCCAGCGGCAGACGTTGACCCAGAGCCGAAAACGCCTGCCGTTGTGGAAGTAAAAAAGATGCCTAAACCCACGCTACCTGCTGTAGAGGAAGTTCCATTCAGGCCCTCCATCAGCTTGGACACAATACTAAATCAGGAAATCCATAGCCTATCTTCTGACATTAAAAATATCATGCACACACAACACATCAACTATACCTCGCAGCTGCCTCCGCGGTTGCCTCCTCGCCACTGCTGGGTGTCTAGCAGCTGCTTCTCACACTTCGTTGTGCCCTACGTCTCCCCTGTCCCCATTCAGGGGCACGTCAAAGCGCTGTGCGAGAAGATGGACAAGTTGATCCCAGCCCCACCTGCTCCCTCCAAGGTCACTTCTCCACCTCCCCCATTGACACCATCTAATCTTACTACCCCACCCCCTGCCCCCATCCCGACCACCAAAACGAAAGCAGAGCCCTCTCTGTCAAAGAGCACCGTCTCCTCACAGAGCAGTAAAACAAGCGCCATCAAAGAGATGACATCCACTAAGATTAAATCGGAAGCCCCGTCAGCAGAGATGGGGGGAGAGGTCTACTCTCCTTCTCAAGTCACAGCGGAGTCTCCGGAGCAGAACTCACAAAACCCAGGCGCAGCTTCTGGCAGTGGGCCTGGGCTGCTAGCCGGCAGCCTGATTGGTCAATTGAAACCCGAAGTTTTCAGCAGCCTGGTGGAGATTTTTAAGGACGTTACCAAGAATACAGTTAAATTTTACATCTATTCTGGAGACGAGGGGGAGGAGAGCGCTGTCTGCAAGGAGATCAAG GAGTACTTGAAAAGTCTTGGCAACAGCGAGTGCAGCCCACAGACATTTTTGGAAAACAGCAGCAGTTTGGATAAGCTCCTCATCATCATTCGGAACGAGGACATCGCAGCACATGTGCATAAG ATCCCGGCTCTGGTGTCTTTGAAAAAGTTGCCTTCAGTGAGCTTTGCTGGAGTGGACAGTCTGGACGATGTCAAGAACCACACTTACAATGAGCTCTTTGTGTCTGGCGGCTTCATGGTGTCTGATGAGTTTGTCCTCAACCCTGATCTTATCACGCAGG ATCGTTTGCAGGGACTGCTGAAGTTCCTGGAGGAACAGAGCACCCCTGAACACCCCTGGCAGTGGAAGGTTCACTGTAAGTCCCAGAAGAAACTTAAAGAGCTTGGGAG GTTAAACACTAATGCCATGGGGCTGCTGAATCTTCTGACAGCCTATCAGAAAAAGCATTTAGTGGAGTTCCTCCCGTATCACGAGTGTGACACGCAGTCGCGGCAGGCTCCAGATCTGGACTGCCTCATCAAACTCCAAGCTCAGCACACACAACAGCGACACCTCATCTTCCTCACAG AGAGACCGTTTGAGATGTTCCTGCAGTACTCCAGAAACGGAATTGTGATAGCGAGCATCGACGATGTTATGAGCGGTTTCCACAGTCTCATCGGATCCATTAATCAGAACGAGCTTCCTACACCTCCTTCTACTG TAGTGAATGATGAGTGTGTGGAAGAGGAGGACATGTCATTGGACTCTGATGATGGCGAGCCACCAACCATATTAGATCCTCCAGAGCAAAAGCAGCAAGTTGCAAAGAAGCCTCCGCAGCCACCCCCGCCAGAGAACGAGTTTCGTCCTCCGCTCCCAGACCAGCAGACCACCCCTGAGACGACGCCTACACTGTCTAACTACAGTGCTTTCAAAACAGCCATCTCTCAGTTCAAAGCCACGAACCAGATAGGCATGGGCTCTTCAGACATTGGCAGCTTGTCACCGGGAGGTTTCCCTGTGAATCCCCACCAGAGCTTCCTGTGCCCTTCGGCCTCGTGGTCATCATATACGGGTTCCTCTAGCTACACGGCCTCCCCAGCCTATCCCGCCTCCCCCTGCAGCGGCACACAGGAACCTCCAACCACAGTTTCTTCCGGAGCCCCAACCCCGCCTGTCATGCCCCCAGCAGGACCTCTAGCTAACCTGGCCTCCCTCCCCTTGGAGGTCAagcctccccctccccctcacCTCATGATGCTGGGTCATGGATATAGCTCGGATGCTGGAGGAGCGGGAGCTGCTGGGACCTCTCCCCTCACCACCACAGTCCCCCCCTTCACAGACCGTAATGACGCAGCTCAGCCAGGTTTCATTGCTGGGACCCCTAAGAATGCTAGTGGGACCCCCAATCAACCGGACAGGACACTCAGTGGACCTGGGGACGGGGTATGGGGGACTGCAGGGACCACAGCTTGTGACAATGCAAGCAACCCGGGCGTGGTCCCACCTGCCCTGGTGGATCCCAGTGGGCTCGCTAAGACTGGAGAAGCACTTATAGGCAGCACCCCTTGTAGTCAAGGGGTCAGGACTCAGGTGAATTGCGCTGACGGCCTTGGTGCATCTGTGGGTATTCCCACAGTACCCACAAGGGGGGGCTCTGTACTCAGACCTAAGCTGCCTCCACATCCAATGTCTGGTGTGGGCTATGGCAGTATAGGTTGCATGCCTCCACATATGGATCACAGGCCAATGATGGGTGCTATGGGCCCGGGTTCTTTAGGAAGTTATCGAGGGAGAGGAGTCCCACCTGTAGGACTATGGCCTCGGCCTGGGCGAGGGCACGAACGAGGCGGTGGGACTGGAGGTGGACCCTGCTCTTGGGGTTACCCAGCAGGCAGGGGTGGGCCACCAAATTATTACACAGACTATTCATATTCTCACAATTATGCCCCTGAATAG
- the tasorb gene encoding protein TASOR isoform X1, translating into MALNPSAVGKRDSDYTETTDLHPKGGEPQKNSAATSATANQNGDQPGCGDSVMPEQEAPERRRSMQADARSFSSSPLPAQRSTDELPRRNFQIPRKIRERKGLYQFLPPESREFEDLVKIISSFYLDASSRGTFTYCKARLIHNELLEKEFIEKRREMKQEGRTEQELAESYCFLFPDKSKLQWICEKGLSVGHCKINTLGNPSVGVYLSKYSDLLQINPFEVGAFGDMIIFKVMRGRIKHIHENTPKNAIESSPKFDCHLSKSANRVTSLLSYRAFELTQQYFFEFAFDEIKARPRHVCPYAVVSFQYKGKEAAATPMAAHRFNTISSEGSKGKSCYTVWSGPLVNKGQELFPICLRSSLRPYLPFKLPEKLEVNRGMQLEQVKRKIPSVLFSWDTYSVSREVMKCGMSCSLFEVVDGKGKPTSGSLAALVNKLERDRMVLVKSLFDKGFLFLLSSAQMVESKERRGRVEKNLQALFIFQEPRMIVKYSSRLFEPEPLTVEPHPAFLSSMESFIPAVHYGLFKLRPNPGKDLSSGVERQATDYLTRMDSGTVRPFILPDYKYNVNERTNPVTAPRPKCNMDAVLRSYVHNPANYILPLNKAKDIIERIRNPAPAPAPAPVEYSPVSDWGGSDRGSDRAERPSERLSQERAPTERPAQEKPPTDSSGGSSISSSSRRRPGVAHSNGAQLQHKPHDESQPQPQRLRLSQNEYDKDKMKQLLKLIQLHKKALVKDPGKDRGEDGAWDANSLKRKFEGDERGGANKHQRTDQLSNGEPSRGAQGDDLVDEGGQNENLTAVMESMGIYDTDLRARGNTNTSAVSETQRLLKILLATLNKAVAQGSVSADSNHGEPSTGSGRVEPVYHDPDHRKQNEPPSQTNYAEEDMDCSPGSPFSPGSPPEQKCTSENTTWDIPANEDKAQPFNEQKPEPKPEPKLELKSETKPELKPELKPELKSELKPEPKPVPVAAPAADVDPEPKTPAVVEVKKMPKPTLPAVEEVPFRPSISLDTILNQEIHSLSSDIKNIMHTQHINYTSQLPPRLPPRHCWVSSSCFSHFVVPYVSPVPIQGHVKALCEKMDKLIPAPPAPSKVTSPPPPLTPSNLTTPPPAPIPTTKTKAEPSLSKSTVSSQSSKTSAIKEMTSTKIKSEAPSAEMGGEVYSPSQVTAESPEQNSQNPGAASGSGPGLLAGSLIGQLKPEVFSSLVEIFKDVTKNTVKFYIYSGDEGEESAVCKEIKEYLKSLGNSECSPQTFLENSSSLDKLLIIIRNEDIAAHVHKIPALVSLKKLPSVSFAGVDSLDDVKNHTYNELFVSGGFMVSDEFVLNPDLITQDRLQGLLKFLEEQSTPEHPWQWKVHCKSQKKLKELGRLNTNAMGLLNLLTAYQKKHLVEFLPYHECDTQSRQAPDLDCLIKLQAQHTQQRHLIFLTERPFEMFLQYSRNGIVIASIDDVMSGFHSLIGSINQNELPTPPSTVNDECVEEEDMSLDSDDGEPPTILDPPEQKQQVAKKPPQPPPPENEFRPPLPDQQTTPETTPTLSNYSAFKTAISQFKATNQIGMGSSDIGSLSPGGFPVNPHQSFLCPSASWSSYTGSSSYTASPAYPASPCSGTQEPPTTVSSGAPTPPVMPPAGPLANLASLPLEVKPPPPPHLMMLGHGYSSDAGGAGAAGTSPLTTTVPPFTDRNDAAQPGFIAGTPKNASGTPNQPDRTLSGPGDGVWGTAGTTACDNASNPGVVPPALVDPSGLAKTGEALIGSTPCSQGVRTQVNCADGLGASVGIPTVPTRGGSVLRPKLPPHPMSGVGYGSIGCMPPHMDHRPMMGAMGPGSLGSYRGRGVPPVGLWPRPGRGHERGGGTGGGPCSWGYPAGRGGPPNYYTDYSYSHNYAPE; encoded by the exons ATGGCCCTGAACCCCAGCGCGGTGGGAAAAAGGGACTCAGACTATACCGAGACGACGGATCTCCACCCGAAAGGTGGCGAACCCCAGAAGAATTCAGCCGCCACCTCGGCCACAGCCAACCAAAATGGCGATCAGCCTGGATGTGGAGACAGTGTAATGCCCGAACAAGAAGCCCCTGAGCGGCGGAGGAGCATGCAGGCGGACGCTCGGAGCTTCAGCAGTTCTCCTCTGCCTGCCCAGAGATCGACCGATGAGCTGCCACGGAGAAATTTCCAAATCCCGAGGAAGATTCGCGAACGGAAAG GCTTGTACCAGTTTCTCCCCCCCGAGAGCCGGGAGTTTGAGGACCTCGTGAAGATCATCTCCTCGTTTTACCTGGACGCATCATCGCGAGGAACCTTCACCTACTGCAAGGCCAGGCTAATTCACAATGAGCTGCTGGAGAAGGAG TTCATAGAAAAGCGGAGAGAGATGAAGCAAGAGGGGCGGACCGAACAAGAACTCGCTGAGTCGTACTGCTTCCTTTTCCCAGACAAATCCAAG CTCCAGTGGATCTGTGAGAAGGGTTTATCAGTTGGACACTGTAAGATTAATACACTAGGAAATCCATCAGTGG GTGTTTACCTCTCCAAATATTCCGATTTGTTACAAATCAATCCTTTTGAAGTGGGCGCGTTTGGAGACATGATCATTTTTAAAGTTATGAGG GGACGAATAAAGCACATCCACGAGAACACGCCGAAGAATGCAATCGAATCTTCACCCAAGTTTGACTGTCACTTGTCCAAAAGTGCCAACAGGGTTACATCTCTGCTGTCTTACAGGGCTTTTGAGCTCACGCAG CAATATTTTTTTGAGTTTGCATTTGATGAGATCAAAGCGCGGCCCAGGCACGTGTGCCCCTACGCTGTGGTTTCCTTTCAGTACAAAGGCAAGGAAGCTGCAGCAACTCCTATGGCTGCACACAG GTTTAACACTATTTCCTCTGAAGGGAGTAAAG GGAAGAGCTGCTACACTGTGTGGAGTGGTCCACTAGTGAACAAGGGCCAGGAGTTGTTCCCCATCTGTTTACGATCCTCCCTGCGTCCTTACCTTCCTTTCAAACT GCCTGAGAAGTTGGAGGTGAATCGGGGCATGCAGCTAGAGCAGGTGAAGCGAAAGATTCCCTCAGTGCTCTTTTCCTGGGACACCTACAGCGTCTCACGGGAAG TTATGAAGTGTGGGATGTCCTGCAGCCTGTTTGAGGTGGTGGACGGGAAAGGCAAACCAACCAGCGGCAGCTTGGCCGCTCTGGTCAACAAACTGGAGAGAGACCGGATG GTGCTGGTGAAGTCCTTATTTGATAAAGGCTTTCTCTTCCTGTTGTCCTCGGCTCAGATGGTTGAATCCAAAG AGCGGCGGGGGCGGGTAGAGAAGAACCTGCAAGCATTATTCATCTTTCAGGAGCCAAGGATGATCGTCAAGTACT CATCGAGGCTGTTCGAGCCAGAGCCGCTGACGGTGGAGCCTCATCCGGCTTTCTTGTCATCCATGGAGTCTTTCATCCCCGCAGTGCACTACGGCCTGTTCAAGTTGCGCCCAAACCCAGGCAAGGACCTGAGCTCTGGGGTGGAGCGTCAGGCCACCGATTACCTAACTCGTATGGATTCGGGCACAGTGCGTCCATTCATCCTACCCGACTACAAATATAATGTAAATGAAAGGACGAACCCCGTCACAGCACCCAGACCCAAATGTAACATGGATGCTGTGCTGCGATCGTACGTTCACAACCCCGCAAACTATATTTTACCTCTGAACAAGGCAAAGGACATCATTGAACGAATACGGAACCCTGCACCCGCACCCGCTCCAGCCCCAGTGGAATACAGCCCTGTTTCTGACTGGGGCGGCTCGGACAGGGGCTCGGACAGAGCAGAGAGACCCTCAGAAAGGCTGTCCCAGGAGAGGGCGCCTACAGAAAGGCCAGCCCAGGAAAAACCGCCGACTGACAGCAGCGGCGGCAGTAGTATTAGTAGCAGTAGTAGACGGAGGCCAGGGGTGGCCCATTCAAACGGAGCCCAGCTGCAACACAAGCCCCACGATGAGTCCCAGCCTCAGCCGCAGAGGTTGCGGCTGTCCCAGAACGAGTACGAtaaagacaaaatgaaacagctgCTTAAGCTAATTCAGCTTCATAAGAAGGCACTCGTGAAGGATCCTGGGAAGGATCGGGGGGAGGACGGCGCCTGGGATGCCAACAGTCTGAAAAGGAAATTTGAAGGGGACGAGAGAGGAGGCGCGAACAAACATCAACGCACAGATCAGCTGAGCAACGGAGAACCCAGCAGAG GTGCACAAGGGGACGACCTTGTGGATGAGGGTGGGCAGAACGAAAATCTGACAGCAGTGATGGAGAGCATGGGGATCTATGACACCGACCTAAGGGCCCGTGGCAACACCAATACCTCAGCCGTCAGCGAGACCCAACGCCTTCTCAAGATCCTCCTGGCCACACTCAATAAAGCTGTGGCTCAGGGTTCAGTGTCTGCAGACTCAAACCACGGTGAACCATCAACAGGTTCAGGAAGGGTGGAACCCGTTTACCACGACCCGGACCATAGGAAACAAAACGAGCCTCCGTCACAAACGAACTACGCCGAG GAGGACATGGACTGTAGCCCAGGTAGTCCATTCAGCCCGGGCTCCCCACCAGAGCAAAAATGCACATCAGAAAACACAACCTGGGATATCCCCGCCAACGAAG ACAAAGCGCAGCCATTTAATGAGCAGAAGCCCGAGCCGAAGCCCGAGCCAAAACTAGAGCTGAAGTCCGAGACGAAGCCTGAGCTGAAGCCTGAATTGAAACCCGAACTGAAGTCCGAGCTGAAGCCTGAGCCAAAGCCTGTGCCAGTGGCTGCGCCAGCGGCAGACGTTGACCCAGAGCCGAAAACGCCTGCCGTTGTGGAAGTAAAAAAGATGCCTAAACCCACGCTACCTGCTGTAGAGGAAGTTCCATTCAGGCCCTCCATCAGCTTGGACACAATACTAAATCAGGAAATCCATAGCCTATCTTCTGACATTAAAAATATCATGCACACACAACACATCAACTATACCTCGCAGCTGCCTCCGCGGTTGCCTCCTCGCCACTGCTGGGTGTCTAGCAGCTGCTTCTCACACTTCGTTGTGCCCTACGTCTCCCCTGTCCCCATTCAGGGGCACGTCAAAGCGCTGTGCGAGAAGATGGACAAGTTGATCCCAGCCCCACCTGCTCCCTCCAAGGTCACTTCTCCACCTCCCCCATTGACACCATCTAATCTTACTACCCCACCCCCTGCCCCCATCCCGACCACCAAAACGAAAGCAGAGCCCTCTCTGTCAAAGAGCACCGTCTCCTCACAGAGCAGTAAAACAAGCGCCATCAAAGAGATGACATCCACTAAGATTAAATCGGAAGCCCCGTCAGCAGAGATGGGGGGAGAGGTCTACTCTCCTTCTCAAGTCACAGCGGAGTCTCCGGAGCAGAACTCACAAAACCCAGGCGCAGCTTCTGGCAGTGGGCCTGGGCTGCTAGCCGGCAGCCTGATTGGTCAATTGAAACCCGAAGTTTTCAGCAGCCTGGTGGAGATTTTTAAGGACGTTACCAAGAATACAGTTAAATTTTACATCTATTCTGGAGACGAGGGGGAGGAGAGCGCTGTCTGCAAGGAGATCAAG GAGTACTTGAAAAGTCTTGGCAACAGCGAGTGCAGCCCACAGACATTTTTGGAAAACAGCAGCAGTTTGGATAAGCTCCTCATCATCATTCGGAACGAGGACATCGCAGCACATGTGCATAAG ATCCCGGCTCTGGTGTCTTTGAAAAAGTTGCCTTCAGTGAGCTTTGCTGGAGTGGACAGTCTGGACGATGTCAAGAACCACACTTACAATGAGCTCTTTGTGTCTGGCGGCTTCATGGTGTCTGATGAGTTTGTCCTCAACCCTGATCTTATCACGCAGG ATCGTTTGCAGGGACTGCTGAAGTTCCTGGAGGAACAGAGCACCCCTGAACACCCCTGGCAGTGGAAGGTTCACTGTAAGTCCCAGAAGAAACTTAAAGAGCTTGGGAG GTTAAACACTAATGCCATGGGGCTGCTGAATCTTCTGACAGCCTATCAGAAAAAGCATTTAGTGGAGTTCCTCCCGTATCACGAGTGTGACACGCAGTCGCGGCAGGCTCCAGATCTGGACTGCCTCATCAAACTCCAAGCTCAGCACACACAACAGCGACACCTCATCTTCCTCACAG AGAGACCGTTTGAGATGTTCCTGCAGTACTCCAGAAACGGAATTGTGATAGCGAGCATCGACGATGTTATGAGCGGTTTCCACAGTCTCATCGGATCCATTAATCAGAACGAGCTTCCTACACCTCCTTCTACTG TGAATGATGAGTGTGTGGAAGAGGAGGACATGTCATTGGACTCTGATGATGGCGAGCCACCAACCATATTAGATCCTCCAGAGCAAAAGCAGCAAGTTGCAAAGAAGCCTCCGCAGCCACCCCCGCCAGAGAACGAGTTTCGTCCTCCGCTCCCAGACCAGCAGACCACCCCTGAGACGACGCCTACACTGTCTAACTACAGTGCTTTCAAAACAGCCATCTCTCAGTTCAAAGCCACGAACCAGATAGGCATGGGCTCTTCAGACATTGGCAGCTTGTCACCGGGAGGTTTCCCTGTGAATCCCCACCAGAGCTTCCTGTGCCCTTCGGCCTCGTGGTCATCATATACGGGTTCCTCTAGCTACACGGCCTCCCCAGCCTATCCCGCCTCCCCCTGCAGCGGCACACAGGAACCTCCAACCACAGTTTCTTCCGGAGCCCCAACCCCGCCTGTCATGCCCCCAGCAGGACCTCTAGCTAACCTGGCCTCCCTCCCCTTGGAGGTCAagcctccccctccccctcacCTCATGATGCTGGGTCATGGATATAGCTCGGATGCTGGAGGAGCGGGAGCTGCTGGGACCTCTCCCCTCACCACCACAGTCCCCCCCTTCACAGACCGTAATGACGCAGCTCAGCCAGGTTTCATTGCTGGGACCCCTAAGAATGCTAGTGGGACCCCCAATCAACCGGACAGGACACTCAGTGGACCTGGGGACGGGGTATGGGGGACTGCAGGGACCACAGCTTGTGACAATGCAAGCAACCCGGGCGTGGTCCCACCTGCCCTGGTGGATCCCAGTGGGCTCGCTAAGACTGGAGAAGCACTTATAGGCAGCACCCCTTGTAGTCAAGGGGTCAGGACTCAGGTGAATTGCGCTGACGGCCTTGGTGCATCTGTGGGTATTCCCACAGTACCCACAAGGGGGGGCTCTGTACTCAGACCTAAGCTGCCTCCACATCCAATGTCTGGTGTGGGCTATGGCAGTATAGGTTGCATGCCTCCACATATGGATCACAGGCCAATGATGGGTGCTATGGGCCCGGGTTCTTTAGGAAGTTATCGAGGGAGAGGAGTCCCACCTGTAGGACTATGGCCTCGGCCTGGGCGAGGGCACGAACGAGGCGGTGGGACTGGAGGTGGACCCTGCTCTTGGGGTTACCCAGCAGGCAGGGGTGGGCCACCAAATTATTACACAGACTATTCATATTCTCACAATTATGCCCCTGAATAG